The Candidatus Eremiobacterota bacterium nucleotide sequence TTTTTCAAAAGCTCAGCGGCAAGGAGAATCGATGAGTTCTTCTTTTTTCTGAGGGCAAGAGTGGGATTTTCGTGCATCTCCACGAACTGCTCGGTGTGGTGAATCGTGATTCTCTTGGGGATGCTCTTCCCCGGCATGCATTTTTTTATCCGCTCCCTGTCACCGACGAGGACAATATCACACCGGCAGCCCTTGAGGGCTGCAAATGCACCTTTCACAATCTCATCGGGGGCGTTATCCCCTCCCATTGCATCAATGGCAATCTTCATATTACTCCTCCTGCCGGGGACAGGAATCAGCTCCCCCGATGCTGCGTTCCTGTTTAAGGCGACCCGGGCACTACCTGATCATCCCTCTCTCCGGGATAAAAAAGGGTTATAGTTTTGTTTTTGAGAATATTCTATATAAGAATATTCTCTTAAAGACTTAATAAATCCTTTCAGTGTCGTGATGGTGAGGTGTACCATGGCAAGACCGCTCTCTTTCATACTGGTATTTTTTCTCGCGTTCTCGGTCATTCTGGTCTCCCCTGCTTCTGCAAAGCAGAAGAAGCTCAAGGCCATTGACCATTATTCCAACGGATGTGAGTTTCAGGGGTACGGGGCTTTTGACAAGGCGATAGAGGAATTCAAGGCGGCAATCAAGATGGAGCCCACCCTCAAAGAGGCCCATTTCAACCTAGGCCTCCTCTATGAGGTGAAGAAGGACTGGACGCTCGCCGAGGAGGAATATCAGACAATACTGAAGCTCGATCCCGCCTTTGTCCCCGTCTATAATAACCTTGGCCTTATCTACTTCCAGAGAAACAAGCCGGACAAAGCTCTTGAGTACTGGCAGAGGGGCCTCCGCCTTGATCCCAACCAACCGGAAGTATACAACAATGTGGGTATCCTCTATATGTCGCAGAAAGACCTTGACAAGGCTATCCAGTGCTTTGACGCTGCGATCACGCTCAAGCCCTCCTATATTGAAGCAGCATCAAACAAGGCCTTTGCCTACATGAAGAAATCGGACTACAAGCAGGCCGAGGAGATCTATGACAAGATCGTCAAGGATCACTCCTATGACCCGGTGGCCAATTACAATTTCGCCCTTTTTTACCTGAACAGGGCAAGTTATAAAAAAGCCGCCGAGGTGCTTGAGAAGGTGCTCAAGATACGGAGCGATTTCCCCGAGGCCCACAGCTATCTTGCAGTGGCACTTGTCCACTCGGGAAGCCTTGATCGGGCCCTCCAGGAAGCAAAGCTGGCAAAAGATCTCAAGCCCTCCCCCCTCATCATGGGCAATCTCGGCTTCGTCTATGCCTCGATGGAGCGGTACCCCGAGGCGATTACCGAGTACAAGAGCGCTATTGATAAGGATTCAAGCGTTGCCGAGATATGGAGCAACCTGGGACAAGCCTATATTGATCAGAAACAGTATGATCAGGCCATCGAGGAGCTTCAGAAAGGACTTGCCCTTCATCCCGGAATGGATCCGCTCCGCCTTTCCCTGGGGCAGGCATACGAGGAGAAAGGCGAATATGAAAAGGCCGCCAGAGAATATGAGATGGTGGCCGCCCAGAATCAATACCTTGCCACGCCTTATTACCACCTGGGGAACCTCTATTTCCGCGAGAACAAACTCCCCCAGGCACTGGAGAATTATGAGAAGGCCGTAAAAAGGAATTCGACTTATTCCGAGGCCTACAACAATATGGGAATTATTTCTCAGAGAATGGGGAACCAGAGTCAGGCCATCGGGTATTATGATAAAGCCATCGCCATAGAGCCGCAGTTTGTGGAAGCCTACAACAACCTTGGTCTTGCCTATGCGGAAATGAAGGAATGGAGAAACGCCATCAACTCCTGGATGAAGGGCCTCAGCATCGACGGGAGCTATGCCGACATCTACTATAATCTCGGCACCGTCTATGAGCAGATGAAGCAGCCGGTGGAGGCGGTGAAATACTATTACCAGTTCCTTAAGCTCAAGCCCTCCCTGGAAGATGCGGCAAAAGTGAGGAAAAGAATAGAGCATATTGAAAGTCAGGCCCAGTAGGGAGATGACTGATTCTCGCCGGGACAGGACTGGTGAACCTGCCCTGGTGCAAAGGAGGAGTGCCAGTGGGAGAACAGCTTACTTACAACTGGATTGTCGTAAAAGGCCAGAGGGGATATACTGCCCATTGCCCGGAGTTCATGATTTCTGTTGATGCGGAGAGCTCCCAGACAGCTAAAAAGGAGCTTGCGAAGGAAGTGGCCGAGTTTCTGAGGGAAGCCCTCAAGGACAGGCAGTTTCTCTCAATTGTCGAGGATGGGGGCTTTACTAAATCAGACTCGGGCTGGCTCCCTCCCCGAATGGAAGAAAGCGGCACTGAAAAGCTCGAGTTATAACCCTTTGCCGCCACGGGGAAGGAATAGCGCCTTAAGCTCACCCCTGTCAAGCCAAAGGCCGCACCCTTCAGGGCACCTGTCCAGCTCTGTATGCGCTGCTTTCCGGTGGTGAAAGGTGTGCATCAGCGTGCCGCACCGGGGGCAGCAGAGGCGCCTCATGGTGAAGTCATGATTCTCCTTCGGCACAGGTGTCTCTTCCCAATACTCCTCGATGAGCGGGTTATTCTCACCGTATATGAAGGGCCCTCTCCTTGAGAGTTCGCGGGTGCTGCACCATATCCCCCGGCAAAGAGGGCACCCCTCAAAGGATGTCGATCCGGCCTTCAGAGAGTCCATGACCACCCAGCAGAGAGGGCAGAACAGCAATTTTTCCCTGCCGGCGGAGAGGGCGGCGGCCCCTGCGAGGTGATGGCGGAACTCGCTGATGGTGCCGATGCGGCTCTCGCGCTTAAGCTGGGTGGCTTTGCGGATAAGTGCTGCCACTGCCTCGGGAAGAGCGGTGTTGATCTTTGCTGGATCTTCAAAGATAAAGGGCTTTTCCGAGGGGTTCTGTCTGGTAAAGAGGTAATGGCAGAGAGCTCCGAGAGAGAATACCTCCGATCGCTCATCGGTCTGCCGGCATCCATAATGCTCCGGTGAGGCGAATCCCACGGTGCCGAAGGCCACGGTATCGGCCTTCTTCCCCTTTTTCACGATTCTTGCCGAGCCGAAATCGATCAGCTTTGCAATCCCCTTCTCTGACAGTATGATATTGGAGGGCTTCAGGTCGCGGTGTAGTATCTTTTTGCCGTGAAGATAGGAGAGAGTGGCACAGACCTGAAAGATGATCCTGTAAAGCGGGACCAGGTCGGGGGGGGGAATCTCCTTTAAGGTGGCATCAAGGGGCTTCCCTTTGATGTAGTCTTCAACGAGATATACGCGGGAGTGCTCTTCAAAAAGGTCGATGACGCAGGGAAGATGGGGATGGAAGAGCTGCGAGAGTATGGAAAACTCTTTCTCGAGTGCTTTGGAGCCGTCTTTGCCGCCCTGTGCTGTCTCCTTGATCACGATGTCCTTTCCATGGGGCCTCATCAGAGCAAGGTAGACAACGCTCATGCCCCCTTTGCCGATGAGTGAGACGATTTCATAGCGTGAGCGGAGTATTGTGCCGGGAACCATCTCGCGAGGCCTGCTCTTTCGAGAAATAATGCCTTGTCGCCTGGATGGTTCCATGGCCCAAGGCACATTCTTTTCGCATGCTTTCCGATGGCCATTCCTGACCCTCCGGGGGCAGGAACGCCTATTTCATGTCCTGGTATATCTTTTCCACGAGCTTTTTCTCTTTGCCGTAGTCCTCTTTAATCCTCTGGAGGGCTTCCCTGAAAGGCATCGCCTTGTCCCTGTTATCCATCCAGCTGTAGTATGCGGCGTCGTAAAGGTTGCAGGTCTTCTTCATCTGGAGCTTGACCAGTTTTTTCAGGTGGAAATAAAGGTCGGCATACTTGTCAGGCACTTCCTTGTTGAAAAGGTTGGGCCAGTTGGCATAGGCGTCCATGTTGGCCTTCTTAAGCCTCTCAACGACATGGATGGGGCGGATTGTCACATTGCCGTTCTTGGCGATGTCACTGAGTTCGGCGTCTATCCTGTCGTTCTCATTGATGACCTGTGCTGCTGCTTCGAGATAGGTGGAGGGGGCTGTACCCTGTGCGAACAGGCGGGATGGGCCGGCGAGTGTGATGACACACGTGAGAACGAGTATCAGAATAAGCCTCTTTTCTCCCATGGTATGACCTCCTTGCTGATTATTATCAATATTTCGATATTTTCAAGCTACATAAAGGTTCTTGATTTAGTTCTCCACTTTTTCCGGAACCCCTCCTTATGAGCCGGGACCTTCCTGGGAGAGCCGTTTCACGAGCCTGAAGAAGATATCCTTCATGATCTCAGCGCTCTGGCCGGCCCGCTTTCTGATCTCATCGTTTGAGAGAGGCTCATCAGCGAGGCCATGAGCGTAATTATCGACAGAGCAGATGCACCCGTAACTGAGACCCAGTTCCTGGGCGGCGGTTGCCTCACCTGCCATGGTCATGCCCACCACGTCGGCAAATTGGGAGAGGTAGCGCACTTCCGCCCTGGTCTCAAGGCGAGGCCCTTTCGCCTGCACATAGACCCCCCAGGGGATAAAGGGGATGCCGGCATCCTGAGCGGCGTCCATAATGTGCCTTCGCATTTTCTCGCACAGGTGCGGGGTGATATGGGTGAGCGAATCATTGAAAAAGGTCTGGGTGTCCCAGAGATTGATATAATCGTCAGGAATGACGATGCTCCCCGGCGGCAGCGTTTTTTTCAGGCTTCCCACGGAGCAGACGCCAAGAATTGAGGTGACCCCTCTCTCTTTGAGGGCCACCATGGTTGCCTGGTGGTTAATCCTGTGGGGAGGGATATTCATCCTTGTGCCGTGTCTCGGGTTGAATACGGCATTTTCCGTCACAATGAGCTCAGTCTTCCCTTGGCTGCTCTCATGCATGACAGGCGATACCCCTGAAAACAATATGTGCTCAAGGAATACTGTTCCACCTATGAGAGCTAGTGGCGATTTCATGAAGTTACTCCTTTATCTCGAATGTCACATGCTTTGTGAGAAGAGCCGTGCCTTTCTGATCCTTGGCCGTTGCCTCGAGGACATACTTGCCGGGCTTTATTTTTGCAGGAAGCTTGAAGATGGTGCCGCATCCGTCGGTAAAGATTTTGTCGTGGAAAGTAAAGAGCGTTTTCATGGGCTCACCCTGGGGATAGACGATGAAGGCCACTCTCTCCACAATCCCCGCGCGGTCACCGAGATCGGCGTTGATGTAAAGGTCTTCGTCACCGTAATGGACTGAATTGGCGGCAGGGACCCTGATGGTGAGGGCAATCACAGGCTTGTTTACCATAATGCTCTCCTCATCGGCTGCCAGGGGAGGAGCCTTCTCATCGTCGCCCACGGCCTCTATGGCAATGGTATGGGCGCCGAAGGCAGTCTCGTAAGGGACCACGTATTCAGCTGAAAAGCCCCCGAGGAGCTTGGTATCCTGCGCGAAGGGAGCGGGCTTTTCCTTTTTTTCCTTGGTGGAGGGGAATAGATAGAAGAGCACTTTTTTCACTTTTTTTGCGGGATCGCGCAGCTCACCGTACATATGGATTTTCTGGCCGGGATAGAAGGCTCCTCCCCGCCGCGGCTCAATGATGCGGAGCTGCACCTCGGGCTGCACGAGAAGGAACCGGGTCTTGGCTTCGGCGACGGCGCTGCCGCCCTCCTTGCTGTCAAAGGCCCGGAGGAGCACTTCATACTCATCAGGGGGGGCCTTGGGGAGGAGGATTTTTGCCCTGCATCCTCCCTCAAGCCTGGTGTCAGAAAATGAAGGCTGCTCCTGTGCCTGGGATGAGGCACGGTAGACGAAGAAATCAACGCGCTTCACAATGGCTGCCCTGTCCTGGAGGGCTCCTGTTATAAAAATCGGCTGATCGCAGTAAATCTTCTGATCGTTTCGCGGCGCCGTGATGGTGATGGCCACCTGGGGCTTTTTCACCTGGACAGGGACAAAGACCTCTCTTCCCTTCTTGATGCCGTTCTTGTCGAAGGCCTGGGCGCTGATGCGATACCAGCCTTCGGCAGCATCAGCGGGGACCACGTAGGTAGTGTACCATCCGTCAGCGCCGTTCCTGTCAAAAAAGAAGGGCTCGGCCGGGCGCTTTGTGTTGGGAGGGGCAACATAGAAAGCCACGCCTTTCACCCGCTCATTGAGATCCCTCACCTGGAGGTTGATGAACAGCTTGTTTCCCGGGTAGCAGATGGCGCCCTCAATGGGCTCGATGAAAGTGATCCTGACCTCGTATTCCTGTGCCGGCAGAGGGAGCGCAAGCGAGGATAATAAAAGCAGAGTAATGAAGAGAAAAAATGGGGCGCTTGCTTTTTTTATGTTCACGGTGTTTCCTCACTTTACCTGGTATGATCTGCAAGCATTCAGCCCCCTCAACCCCCGGCCTCTTGACCCCCAAAGCCAGGTTTCTTCAGGAGACTGAATGGTTACACAAATTTTTCAATTCGAGGAAGAGGAAAAATCTCCTTTTACGCCGCCTTCTGTCCCTTCCATGAAAGGAATTTGATCAAGCTCCTCGAAATTTATATTCGCGCCCACTATAAGCGCTATGCTCCCGGCAGTCGGAAATTCAGATTAGAAAAACAATTCAGATTGTATAGTGATGGCGTCTGATATGCTCTTGAGGAGAAAGGATCCCCCTGATGGGCGGAAAGGATATTTCAGAGCGGCTGCCCAAGGGCACCGTCATCAACAGCAGGTACGAGATTCTCCGCTACGTAGGCGAGGGAGGACAGAAGCGCGTCTATGAAGTGAAAGATCTCAACGGTACCATTACGGTCCCTGTAGTCATCAAGGAGATGAAGAAGGCCAGCACTCAGGAGATGAACCTTGTGAGCATGCAGCTCTTCGAGCAGGAGAGCATCATACTCATGAAGCTCTCACACCCTACTTTCCCCAAGATATATGACTTTTTTGTGGACCAGGGAACCTTTTACCTCATTCAGGAGTATATCGATGGCGAGGACATGGACCGGGCTCTTGCCAAGGGTATTTTCTCCGAGGAGCAGGCCTTGGACTATACAATGCAGCTTGCCGCCTTTCTTGACTATCTCCATTCAAATGTCCCGCCCATCATTTTCAGGGATATGAAGCCGGGAAATGTCATGATCGGGAAGAACGGGAAGCTTTATATCGTTGACCTCTCAGGGGCGCTCCTCCCCGGCATAGGAAAGCAGGCCGAAGCGGTTATAGTGAAGACGGCGGGATATTTCCCCCGCGATTACCAGAATGCCTGCGAGGCCACCGATATCTATGCCATCGGCGTCACTCTCTACGAGATGCTCACCCGCCACCCGATCCACAAGGCTGGCGTGAAGCTCCCGCCCCTTAAGAATATCCGTGATGGACTCTCCTTTGAGACAGAGAACCTGGTGAACAGGCTTGCCCTTTATGGAAAGGCCTTCCGCCTCGGGAAAGCCTGGGAAGCGAAAATGGAGAGCGAGGAAGCGCTCAGGTCGCTGAAGAAATACAACAGGATTCTTCAGAAAGAAGGCTTTGCCGCATCGTTCTCCCGTTTTTTCCATGAATCGCACGTAAAGTACCTGAGGCCCATGGGCTCTCTCATATTCCTGCTTCTCATATTCGGTATGTTCTTTATTCCCCATATACTCCATAGATTTTTTAACAGCACTCTTCTCGTTAACGTGATCCCTGCCTTTTTCCTCTATTGCTTCAGCGCCTTCGCTCTCCTTATGTATATGATATGGACGAGGCTCTTTTCTTCCCACCCGGGCCTTTCAAGAATTTACCGCCTCTTTCACTCGAAAATCGCGTGGTTCGGAGGCCTCCGTCCCATCACCCTGCTGGTGGCAGTAAACTTTTTTATAATCAGTGCCGTTTATATCTCTATGCTCATGCTTCTTCTCTCGGTATGGAAATGATGGTGGAGCATGGTGCGTATCGATTGACATGAAAGGTGGAGGAAATGAAGTTTATAAAGCATCTGGGTTTTAAGACCGCCGCGTTTCTTTCGGTCCTCTTCATTTTTTTTGTGCTGCTCATAGTGTTCTGGGCGCTGAAGCTCCTCTCTGTCTGGACCATGGTAGCCTTCGGCATAGGGTGCATCATCTTTTTCGCCCTGAATGTCAAAGATAGAAAGGACCAGCTCAAGCGCCAGGGTGAGAAACTCGTGGAAAAGGCTGATGGCCTCATGGCAAAGGCTGAGATCAAGGGGGCCATGCGCGATTATGAGAAAGCCCTTGAGATGGCCGGCCCTCATATAGGTGCCTACCTGGGGCTGGGAAACTGCTACCGCTCCCTTGGTGACAATAAAAAGGCCCGGGAGAATGCCAAGAAAGCCCTGGAGTTGAAGGCTGACTCACCTGCGGCCCTCTATCTTATGGCCGTATGCCTTCTCAGGGATGACGAGCCCGACAGGGCTCTCAAGAATCTTGAGAGCGCCGTGCAGCTGAACCCCGATCTTACCGATGCCTATCTTCTCATGGCGGAGATTCATTCAAACCTCCAGAGGAAAGAAGACGCCCTCAGGGATTACTCCATCTACCTTGAGAAATCAAAGGATGAAAAGGGGAAAAAGCTCGTGAGGGAGCGCATTGAAAAGCTGAAGGCAAAATGAGGGGTTACCGCTTTTTCGGCTTTTTCTCCGTCCTGAGGAACTCAAAGCTCTGGAGCACCGTGGTCACCAGGGGAAGCTCGCGTTTGAGCACCGCCGATTTTCCCGATGCGGTCACGGTACAGATCCATCCCCCGGGCGAGAGGGCTACAAGGTAAGTATTGGTAATCTCCTCGTCGCTTTTTTTCTGGCGGGTCTCATAGGTGAAGCCTCTTCCACCTGCTATGGCGGCTTCTCTTGGTTCAAGTCCCTCGTTCTTCTTGCTCTCCATAAGTATGGTGATGTACTCTTCATGTTTCACATCGACACCGAGAAAGATGCAGTTGAGCCTGAAAGAGATTTTCCCATTGATATCAGTTTCGTACTGCCAGAGCATCCTGCCGGGGGAACTGCTTTCCAGGACTGCGCTCTGCGGTATCTTAAGCATGCAGTGTGCCGCTTCGTTCACATACGGGGCAAGGGAAGCCTCGAAAGGTGCCTCGCAATGCACGGTGCAGGTCGTAATTAAGATGAAAAGAAACAAGACAAGAATTTCCGGGAAGGTTGTTCCCGTCCTTTCAGGCTGAGCAGGAAGCGGGGGGTGATGCCTGTGCATTGCCGGCAGGATTTATCCAGGTAAAATTGAAATAATGGTAAAGTTTCTCTTCCCTGGAGAAAATCCCTCTGTTTCGGGACAGAGGGCGCACCTCCGGGCATGGTGAGCCTGGAGGCAGCGAAAAAACGTTAAGGGAGTGCTTATGGACCATTCCTTTCTTATAAAGAAATACCAGAACGAGGCCCAGAAAAATCCGAATGATCCCCAGAGCTATTATTACCTCGGCCTCCTCTACAACGAGCAGCGCGATTACCAGATGGCCACCTCTTATTTTTCCCGGGCCAACTCTGTCGATCCCTCCTTTTTCCCCGCTCATTACCACTCGGGCCTGGCTTACGCATGCCTTGGCAAGCCTGATCTTGGCGCCATGGAGTGGGAGCTCTCTCTCAAACACAATCCCCGCCCCTTTGATGAGCGGGAACCTGAGGCGCTCCCTTTTGACTACAATGAGGCGGGCCACGCCAAGAAGGCCATTACGGAGTGTCTCCAGAGGAAAAAGATCCTTCCCGGTGAATCGCAGCCTTATTATTTTCTGGCCCTTGCCTACCTTGTGACGGGCCAGCTCCCCCTTGCGAGAAAGGAGCTTGAGGACCTTCTTGTCCTGGAGCCGGCCTTCATAAAAGCCTACCATCTGATGGTGGAGCTCTATCTCAAGCTGAAGGAGCCGGCCAAGGCCATCGATGTCCTCAAAAAGCTGATAAAGCAAGAGCCCAGCTCTTTCGGTGCGCACTACAAGCTCGCCCAGCTGCTGATGCAGCAGAATGAGGTTTCGACGGCAGTTCCCGTGCTCCAGAAGGCCCACCAGCTCAAGCCCAACAATGACAGTGTCATCATAGAGCTGGGAAAGGCTTATAAGCTTCAAGGCAAGGAGGATTACGCCAGGGCGAGCT carries:
- a CDS encoding tetratricopeptide repeat protein, with amino-acid sequence MARPLSFILVFFLAFSVILVSPASAKQKKLKAIDHYSNGCEFQGYGAFDKAIEEFKAAIKMEPTLKEAHFNLGLLYEVKKDWTLAEEEYQTILKLDPAFVPVYNNLGLIYFQRNKPDKALEYWQRGLRLDPNQPEVYNNVGILYMSQKDLDKAIQCFDAAITLKPSYIEAASNKAFAYMKKSDYKQAEEIYDKIVKDHSYDPVANYNFALFYLNRASYKKAAEVLEKVLKIRSDFPEAHSYLAVALVHSGSLDRALQEAKLAKDLKPSPLIMGNLGFVYASMERYPEAITEYKSAIDKDSSVAEIWSNLGQAYIDQKQYDQAIEELQKGLALHPGMDPLRLSLGQAYEEKGEYEKAAREYEMVAAQNQYLATPYYHLGNLYFRENKLPQALENYEKAVKRNSTYSEAYNNMGIISQRMGNQSQAIGYYDKAIAIEPQFVEAYNNLGLAYAEMKEWRNAINSWMKGLSIDGSYADIYYNLGTVYEQMKQPVEAVKYYYQFLKLKPSLEDAAKVRKRIEHIESQAQ
- a CDS encoding protein kinase — encoded protein: MVPGTILRSRYEIVSLIGKGGMSVVYLALMRPHGKDIVIKETAQGGKDGSKALEKEFSILSQLFHPHLPCVIDLFEEHSRVYLVEDYIKGKPLDATLKEIPPPDLVPLYRIIFQVCATLSYLHGKKILHRDLKPSNIILSEKGIAKLIDFGSARIVKKGKKADTVAFGTVGFASPEHYGCRQTDERSEVFSLGALCHYLFTRQNPSEKPFIFEDPAKINTALPEAVAALIRKATQLKRESRIGTISEFRHHLAGAAALSAGREKLLFCPLCWVVMDSLKAGSTSFEGCPLCRGIWCSTRELSRRGPFIYGENNPLIEEYWEETPVPKENHDFTMRRLCCPRCGTLMHTFHHRKAAHTELDRCPEGCGLWLDRGELKALFLPRGGKGL
- a CDS encoding MTAP family purine nucleoside phosphorylase, with the translated sequence MKSPLALIGGTVFLEHILFSGVSPVMHESSQGKTELIVTENAVFNPRHGTRMNIPPHRINHQATMVALKERGVTSILGVCSVGSLKKTLPPGSIVIPDDYINLWDTQTFFNDSLTHITPHLCEKMRRHIMDAAQDAGIPFIPWGVYVQAKGPRLETRAEVRYLSQFADVVGMTMAGEATAAQELGLSYGCICSVDNYAHGLADEPLSNDEIRKRAGQSAEIMKDIFFRLVKRLSQEGPGS
- a CDS encoding serine/threonine-protein kinase — translated: MGGKDISERLPKGTVINSRYEILRYVGEGGQKRVYEVKDLNGTITVPVVIKEMKKASTQEMNLVSMQLFEQESIILMKLSHPTFPKIYDFFVDQGTFYLIQEYIDGEDMDRALAKGIFSEEQALDYTMQLAAFLDYLHSNVPPIIFRDMKPGNVMIGKNGKLYIVDLSGALLPGIGKQAEAVIVKTAGYFPRDYQNACEATDIYAIGVTLYEMLTRHPIHKAGVKLPPLKNIRDGLSFETENLVNRLALYGKAFRLGKAWEAKMESEEALRSLKKYNRILQKEGFAASFSRFFHESHVKYLRPMGSLIFLLLIFGMFFIPHILHRFFNSTLLVNVIPAFFLYCFSAFALLMYMIWTRLFSSHPGLSRIYRLFHSKIAWFGGLRPITLLVAVNFFIISAVYISMLMLLLSVWK
- a CDS encoding tetratricopeptide repeat protein, yielding MKFIKHLGFKTAAFLSVLFIFFVLLIVFWALKLLSVWTMVAFGIGCIIFFALNVKDRKDQLKRQGEKLVEKADGLMAKAEIKGAMRDYEKALEMAGPHIGAYLGLGNCYRSLGDNKKARENAKKALELKADSPAALYLMAVCLLRDDEPDRALKNLESAVQLNPDLTDAYLLMAEIHSNLQRKEDALRDYSIYLEKSKDEKGKKLVRERIEKLKAK